The following proteins are co-located in the Takifugu flavidus isolate HTHZ2018 chromosome 16, ASM371156v2, whole genome shotgun sequence genome:
- the kiz gene encoding centrosomal protein kizuna isoform X2, with product MASKAEGEECYYDTISSIQQCMHERDKRRLELELELLAYSRSNRRISEIKCSKLRSYLKEICESEARAKMRNLELLRVVECMETDMKEYSSDHGPLQQQKADFLQKALYFKVRRKPQEELNTKAKVAQGHDKEVFHFHPTEGLTQTFGGADADAGATNVHSHQALHHSPDSSLHFHEYLPSGLLKDFGVSGERAPSNQAHLSVDISGSNDSPDSCNLSDKHERTMAKLPSVRAFTDAAANVPFGSDDEHESSPLATLPGPERDVSFDSSSPVKTENDFSEQTDSNRLLPTSEDKETELPPPAPGKEPWDTPENSLSPERNGDTPQTSISSLHDDGLNNATQRNPDSPAAALQRLSLEGLFYLLDNIEGQLHCAGARVYGDSSVDGRHLNRVIRLCNSGAEVKDEDLEVCGAVVLRELQTLSWSTAGGSILSEDVVNAHQSSNDPSEICASLTPDAAQLWDRWLKHALLLKKSRVLNDERLVELFTPLLLERDAPYSHKAKVLLRTLVCRSSEECPSPEDETGSSPPCGSPLLDGKDEKPTQLSRTKPLQELQSSEEDSQDESSVKSVPIRESKAYQLLKQSAMQTRPQMCEELDDDSDSLSGINDDHEEDLRRAKCSSHQDPYPWKGNITSKALSALQSKDMWSDTDECSSDIEAAARPQPLTADDFDDFCD from the exons ATGGCAAGCAAGGCTGAAGGCGAAGAGTGTTACTATGACACGATATCATCGATTCAACAATGTATGCACGAAAG GGATAAACGgagactggagctggagctggaactgCTCGCTTATTCCAGGTCTAACAGAAGAAT CTCAGAGATAAAGTGTTCCAAACTGCGCAGCTATCTCAAGGAAATCTGTGAAAGCGAGGCGCGAGCGAAAATGAGAAACCTTGAGCTTCTGAGAGTTGTGGAGTGCATGGAAACCGACATGAAGGAATATAGCTCTGACCATGGCCCCCTGCAACAGCAAAAG GCTGATTTTCTCCAAAAGGCTTTATATTTTAAAGTGAGGaggaaaccacaagaagagctCAACACAAAG GCTAAAGTCGCACAAGGACACGACAAGGAGGTTTTCCACTTTCATCCTACTGAGGGTTTGACACAGAcctttggaggtgctgatgctgatgccGGAGCCACAAATGTACACTCACACCAAGCGTTGCATCATTCACCCGATAGCAGCTTGCACTTCCATGAATATCTACCAAGTGGCCTTTTGAAGGACTTTGGAGTCAGCGGAGAGAGAGCCCCTAGCAACCAAGCACATTTATCAGTTGACATTTCGGGCTCAAACGATTCCCCCGACAGCTGTAATTTAAGTGACAAACATGAAAGAACGATGGCGAAGCTCCCATCTGTTCGTGCCTTTACCGACGCAGCTGCTAATGTGCCTTTTGGAAGCGATGATGAACACGAATCCTCACCTTTGGCGACCTTGCCTGGGCCTGAGAGGGATGTATCttttgacagcagcagcccagtAAAGACTGAGAATGATTTTTCAGAACAAACCGATTCCAATCGTCTGCTGCCCACATCAGAGGATAAAGAGACTGAGCTTCCTCCGCCTGCTCCTGGAAAAGAGCCTTGGGATACTCCAG AGAACAGTCTCAGCCCAGAGAGGAATGGCGACACTCCGCAGACTTCCATATCGTCCCTCCATGATGACGGCTTGAACAACGCAACACAGAGAAACCCCGACTCCCCGGCGGCAGCCTTGCAAAG ACTCTCCTTGGAAGGACTCTTTTATCTGCTGGATAACATTGAAGGACAGCTCCACTGTGCAGGGGCCAGAGTGTATGGGGATTCTTCAGTTGATGGAAGACATCTCAATAGAGTTATCAG GCTTTGTAACAGTGGAGCGGAGGTGAAGGACGAGGACCTTGAAGTATGCGGCGCGGTAGTCCTTCGTGAGCTCCAGACGTTGTCGTGGAGCACAGCGGGAGGCTCCATTTTGTCAGAAGATGTAGTAAATGCTCACCAGTCAAGCAACGATCCTAGTGAAATATG CGCAAGCCTCACCCCCGATGCTGCTCAGCTGTGGGATCGCTGGCTCAAGCATGCTCTCCTGCTCAAGAAGAGCCGCGTCCTCAACGATGAGCGGCTGGTTGAGCTGTtcacgccgctgctgctggagcgcgATGCCCCCTACAGCCACAAG GCCAAAGTGCTGCTGAGGACACTTGTGTGCCGGTCCAGTGAGGAGTGCCCCTCACCAGAGGACGAGACCGGCTCGTCTCCTCCGTGCGGTTCTCCTCTCCTGGACGGGAAGGATGAGAAGCCCACCCAGCTGTCACGGACAAAGCCCCTCCAAG AACTACAAAGTAGTGAAGAGGACAGCCAGGACGAAAGCTCTGTGAAAAGTGTTCCTATTAGAG agAGCAAGGCGTATCAGTTACTTAAACAGTCAGCTATGCAGACAAGGCCGCAGATGTGTGAAGAGCTGGACGACGACAGCGACAGCCTCTCAG GAATAAATGATGACCATGAGGAGGACCTGCGGAGGGCCAAATGCTCGTCACATCAAGACCCTTACCCTTG
- the kiz gene encoding centrosomal protein kizuna isoform X1 has product MASKAEGEECYYDTISSIQQCMHERDKRRLELELELLAYSRSNRRISEIKCSKLRSYLKEICESEARAKMRNLELLRVVECMETDMKEYSSDHGPLQQQKADFLQKALYFKVRRKPQEELNTKAKVAQGHDKEVFHFHPTEGLTQTFGGADADAGATNVHSHQALHHSPDSSLHFHEYLPSGLLKDFGVSGERAPSNQAHLSVDISGSNDSPDSCNLSDKHERTMAKLPSVRAFTDAAANVPFGSDDEHESSPLATLPGPERDVSFDSSSPVKTENDFSEQTDSNRLLPTSEDKETELPPPAPGKEPWDTPENSLSPERNGDTPQTSISSLHDDGLNNATQRNPDSPAAALQRLSLEGLFYLLDNIEGQLHCAGARVYGDSSVDGRHLNRVIRLCNSGAEVKDEDLEVCGAVVLRELQTLSWSTAGGSILSEDVVNAHQSSNDPSEICASLTPDAAQLWDRWLKHALLLKKSRVLNDERLVELFTPLLLERDAPYSHKAKVLLRTLVCRSSEECPSPEDETGSSPPCGSPLLDGKDEKPTQLSRTKPLQELQSSEEDSQDESSVKSVPIRESKAYQLLKQSAMQTRPQMCEELDDDSDSLSGINDDHEEDLRRAKCSSHQDPYPWKGNITSKALSALQSKVKVSGCIHITAGLVKSKIDWEKKLCMQHERYVERHG; this is encoded by the exons ATGGCAAGCAAGGCTGAAGGCGAAGAGTGTTACTATGACACGATATCATCGATTCAACAATGTATGCACGAAAG GGATAAACGgagactggagctggagctggaactgCTCGCTTATTCCAGGTCTAACAGAAGAAT CTCAGAGATAAAGTGTTCCAAACTGCGCAGCTATCTCAAGGAAATCTGTGAAAGCGAGGCGCGAGCGAAAATGAGAAACCTTGAGCTTCTGAGAGTTGTGGAGTGCATGGAAACCGACATGAAGGAATATAGCTCTGACCATGGCCCCCTGCAACAGCAAAAG GCTGATTTTCTCCAAAAGGCTTTATATTTTAAAGTGAGGaggaaaccacaagaagagctCAACACAAAG GCTAAAGTCGCACAAGGACACGACAAGGAGGTTTTCCACTTTCATCCTACTGAGGGTTTGACACAGAcctttggaggtgctgatgctgatgccGGAGCCACAAATGTACACTCACACCAAGCGTTGCATCATTCACCCGATAGCAGCTTGCACTTCCATGAATATCTACCAAGTGGCCTTTTGAAGGACTTTGGAGTCAGCGGAGAGAGAGCCCCTAGCAACCAAGCACATTTATCAGTTGACATTTCGGGCTCAAACGATTCCCCCGACAGCTGTAATTTAAGTGACAAACATGAAAGAACGATGGCGAAGCTCCCATCTGTTCGTGCCTTTACCGACGCAGCTGCTAATGTGCCTTTTGGAAGCGATGATGAACACGAATCCTCACCTTTGGCGACCTTGCCTGGGCCTGAGAGGGATGTATCttttgacagcagcagcccagtAAAGACTGAGAATGATTTTTCAGAACAAACCGATTCCAATCGTCTGCTGCCCACATCAGAGGATAAAGAGACTGAGCTTCCTCCGCCTGCTCCTGGAAAAGAGCCTTGGGATACTCCAG AGAACAGTCTCAGCCCAGAGAGGAATGGCGACACTCCGCAGACTTCCATATCGTCCCTCCATGATGACGGCTTGAACAACGCAACACAGAGAAACCCCGACTCCCCGGCGGCAGCCTTGCAAAG ACTCTCCTTGGAAGGACTCTTTTATCTGCTGGATAACATTGAAGGACAGCTCCACTGTGCAGGGGCCAGAGTGTATGGGGATTCTTCAGTTGATGGAAGACATCTCAATAGAGTTATCAG GCTTTGTAACAGTGGAGCGGAGGTGAAGGACGAGGACCTTGAAGTATGCGGCGCGGTAGTCCTTCGTGAGCTCCAGACGTTGTCGTGGAGCACAGCGGGAGGCTCCATTTTGTCAGAAGATGTAGTAAATGCTCACCAGTCAAGCAACGATCCTAGTGAAATATG CGCAAGCCTCACCCCCGATGCTGCTCAGCTGTGGGATCGCTGGCTCAAGCATGCTCTCCTGCTCAAGAAGAGCCGCGTCCTCAACGATGAGCGGCTGGTTGAGCTGTtcacgccgctgctgctggagcgcgATGCCCCCTACAGCCACAAG GCCAAAGTGCTGCTGAGGACACTTGTGTGCCGGTCCAGTGAGGAGTGCCCCTCACCAGAGGACGAGACCGGCTCGTCTCCTCCGTGCGGTTCTCCTCTCCTGGACGGGAAGGATGAGAAGCCCACCCAGCTGTCACGGACAAAGCCCCTCCAAG AACTACAAAGTAGTGAAGAGGACAGCCAGGACGAAAGCTCTGTGAAAAGTGTTCCTATTAGAG agAGCAAGGCGTATCAGTTACTTAAACAGTCAGCTATGCAGACAAGGCCGCAGATGTGTGAAGAGCTGGACGACGACAGCGACAGCCTCTCAG GAATAAATGATGACCATGAGGAGGACCTGCGGAGGGCCAAATGCTCGTCACATCAAGACCCTTACCCTTG
- the kiz gene encoding centrosomal protein kizuna isoform X3, giving the protein MRNLELLRVVECMETDMKEYSSDHGPLQQQKADFLQKALYFKVRRKPQEELNTKAKVAQGHDKEVFHFHPTEGLTQTFGGADADAGATNVHSHQALHHSPDSSLHFHEYLPSGLLKDFGVSGERAPSNQAHLSVDISGSNDSPDSCNLSDKHERTMAKLPSVRAFTDAAANVPFGSDDEHESSPLATLPGPERDVSFDSSSPVKTENDFSEQTDSNRLLPTSEDKETELPPPAPGKEPWDTPENSLSPERNGDTPQTSISSLHDDGLNNATQRNPDSPAAALQRLSLEGLFYLLDNIEGQLHCAGARVYGDSSVDGRHLNRVIRLCNSGAEVKDEDLEVCGAVVLRELQTLSWSTAGGSILSEDVVNAHQSSNDPSEICASLTPDAAQLWDRWLKHALLLKKSRVLNDERLVELFTPLLLERDAPYSHKAKVLLRTLVCRSSEECPSPEDETGSSPPCGSPLLDGKDEKPTQLSRTKPLQELQSSEEDSQDESSVKSVPIRESKAYQLLKQSAMQTRPQMCEELDDDSDSLSGINDDHEEDLRRAKCSSHQDPYPWKGNITSKALSALQSKVKVSGCIHITAGLVKSKIDWEKKLCMQHERYVERHG; this is encoded by the exons ATGAGAAACCTTGAGCTTCTGAGAGTTGTGGAGTGCATGGAAACCGACATGAAGGAATATAGCTCTGACCATGGCCCCCTGCAACAGCAAAAG GCTGATTTTCTCCAAAAGGCTTTATATTTTAAAGTGAGGaggaaaccacaagaagagctCAACACAAAG GCTAAAGTCGCACAAGGACACGACAAGGAGGTTTTCCACTTTCATCCTACTGAGGGTTTGACACAGAcctttggaggtgctgatgctgatgccGGAGCCACAAATGTACACTCACACCAAGCGTTGCATCATTCACCCGATAGCAGCTTGCACTTCCATGAATATCTACCAAGTGGCCTTTTGAAGGACTTTGGAGTCAGCGGAGAGAGAGCCCCTAGCAACCAAGCACATTTATCAGTTGACATTTCGGGCTCAAACGATTCCCCCGACAGCTGTAATTTAAGTGACAAACATGAAAGAACGATGGCGAAGCTCCCATCTGTTCGTGCCTTTACCGACGCAGCTGCTAATGTGCCTTTTGGAAGCGATGATGAACACGAATCCTCACCTTTGGCGACCTTGCCTGGGCCTGAGAGGGATGTATCttttgacagcagcagcccagtAAAGACTGAGAATGATTTTTCAGAACAAACCGATTCCAATCGTCTGCTGCCCACATCAGAGGATAAAGAGACTGAGCTTCCTCCGCCTGCTCCTGGAAAAGAGCCTTGGGATACTCCAG AGAACAGTCTCAGCCCAGAGAGGAATGGCGACACTCCGCAGACTTCCATATCGTCCCTCCATGATGACGGCTTGAACAACGCAACACAGAGAAACCCCGACTCCCCGGCGGCAGCCTTGCAAAG ACTCTCCTTGGAAGGACTCTTTTATCTGCTGGATAACATTGAAGGACAGCTCCACTGTGCAGGGGCCAGAGTGTATGGGGATTCTTCAGTTGATGGAAGACATCTCAATAGAGTTATCAG GCTTTGTAACAGTGGAGCGGAGGTGAAGGACGAGGACCTTGAAGTATGCGGCGCGGTAGTCCTTCGTGAGCTCCAGACGTTGTCGTGGAGCACAGCGGGAGGCTCCATTTTGTCAGAAGATGTAGTAAATGCTCACCAGTCAAGCAACGATCCTAGTGAAATATG CGCAAGCCTCACCCCCGATGCTGCTCAGCTGTGGGATCGCTGGCTCAAGCATGCTCTCCTGCTCAAGAAGAGCCGCGTCCTCAACGATGAGCGGCTGGTTGAGCTGTtcacgccgctgctgctggagcgcgATGCCCCCTACAGCCACAAG GCCAAAGTGCTGCTGAGGACACTTGTGTGCCGGTCCAGTGAGGAGTGCCCCTCACCAGAGGACGAGACCGGCTCGTCTCCTCCGTGCGGTTCTCCTCTCCTGGACGGGAAGGATGAGAAGCCCACCCAGCTGTCACGGACAAAGCCCCTCCAAG AACTACAAAGTAGTGAAGAGGACAGCCAGGACGAAAGCTCTGTGAAAAGTGTTCCTATTAGAG agAGCAAGGCGTATCAGTTACTTAAACAGTCAGCTATGCAGACAAGGCCGCAGATGTGTGAAGAGCTGGACGACGACAGCGACAGCCTCTCAG GAATAAATGATGACCATGAGGAGGACCTGCGGAGGGCCAAATGCTCGTCACATCAAGACCCTTACCCTTG